A single Longimicrobiaceae bacterium DNA region contains:
- a CDS encoding VOC family protein: protein MSVSSRIAPCLWFSDQAEEAANYYVDIFPNSRIREIVRYGKAGQEIHGREPGSVMTVDFELDGLQFTALNGGPSFTFNEAISLQILCETQEEIDYYWDRLTAGGDPAAQQCGWLKDRFGVSWQVVPTGMGEMLKDPMSPGAERAMEAMLKMKKIDIGELRRAYAG, encoded by the coding sequence ATGAGCGTTTCCAGCCGCATCGCACCATGCCTCTGGTTCTCCGACCAGGCCGAGGAGGCCGCGAACTACTACGTCGACATCTTCCCGAACTCGCGCATCCGCGAGATCGTCCGCTACGGCAAGGCCGGGCAGGAGATCCACGGGCGCGAGCCAGGCAGCGTCATGACCGTCGACTTCGAGCTGGATGGCCTGCAGTTCACGGCTCTCAACGGCGGACCCAGCTTCACCTTCAACGAGGCGATCTCGCTTCAGATCCTGTGCGAGACACAGGAGGAGATCGACTACTACTGGGACCGGCTGACCGCGGGCGGCGATCCCGCTGCCCAGCAGTGCGGCTGGCTGAAGGACCGCTTCGGAGTCTCCTGGCAGGTGGTGCCCACCGGGATGGGAGAGATGCTGAAAGACCCCATGTCTCCGGGGGCGGAACGGGCGATGGAAGCAATGTTGAAGATGAAGAAGATCGACATCGGGGAGCTGCGGCGCGCCTACGCGGGTTGA